The sequence GTGCGCTCGCGCATGCCGGGGAACGTCGCCATCGGGACGTGGGTGGCACCGTCGAAGGTCAGGTGCTCGTACACCTCGTCGGTGACGACGAGCAGGTCGTGTTCGACAGCGAGCGCGGCGATGGCGCTCTGCTCTTCGGCGGTGAGGACCATCCCGGTCGGGTTGTGAGGCGTGTTCAGGAGCAGCAGACGGGTCCGGGGGGTGATCTTCGATCGCAGTTCGTCCAGGTCTGGGCGGAAGGACGGGGCGCGCAGGGTGAGCGGTACGCGCTTCGCACCGGCCATGGCGATGCAGGCGGCGTAGGAGTCGTAGAAGGGTTCGAAGGCGATGACCTCGTCGCCGGGCTCCAGCAACGCGAGCATGGTCGCGGCGATCGCCTCCGTCGCCCCCGCGGTGACCAGGACCTCCGTGTCCGGGTCGAAACTCAGATCGTAGAAGCGGCGCTGGTGGTCGGCGATCGCCTGGCGCAGCTCCAGGATGCCGGGGCCCGGCGGGTACTGGTTGCCGCGGCCGTCGCGCAGCGCTCGTACGGCAGCCTCACGGACTGAGTCCGGACCGTCCGTGTCCGGGAAGCCCTGGCCAAGGTTGATCGCGCCCGTCGCTGTCGCCAGTGCCGACATCTCCGCGAAGATCGTCGTCCCGAGTCCGTCCAGCCTTCGGTTCAGCAGTGGCCTGGCGCTCATGTCTCCACCGTTCTCACTCGGGTACCCGTCGATTCTCCGGAGACCATCCTGACTCATTGCCGGTCTTGCCTTCGCGTGTTGGGGGGACTGCAGCGGGACGAGGCGTGAAAGCGCCCTCTTCTCCCGGCTCCGCCGCCGGCTCGCGGAGAACCCCCGCCTTTGCCGAGATGTCGCGCAGGAGCGCGTCCCGCAGGGCGTGCAGCGTCGCAATCTTGGAGATCAGGAGTCGCGCCACGGCGTGCAGGGGCTCGGCCATCGTGTGGAACCCGGTGCGTGTGAACTGGTCTGGCCAGGTGACCTTGAGGCGCTTGAGGGCGCTGGCGGAGATCTCTCGGGCGTTCCCACCCTGCGTCATC comes from Streptomyces sp. NBC_01408 and encodes:
- a CDS encoding pyridoxal phosphate-dependent aminotransferase: MSARPLLNRRLDGLGTTIFAEMSALATATGAINLGQGFPDTDGPDSVREAAVRALRDGRGNQYPPGPGILELRQAIADHQRRFYDLSFDPDTEVLVTAGATEAIAATMLALLEPGDEVIAFEPFYDSYAACIAMAGAKRVPLTLRAPSFRPDLDELRSKITPRTRLLLLNTPHNPTGMVLTAEEQSAIAALAVEHDLLVVTDEVYEHLTFDGATHVPMATFPGMRERTVSISSAGKTFSFTGWKVGWVMADGPLVSAVRTAKQYLTYVSAGPFQYAIAEALGLPDAYFDGFRTDLQRKRDLLGNGLRAAGFEVYQPEGTYFITTDITPFGEKDAYAFCRDLPERCGVVAIPNSVFYDDPDAGRSQVRFTFCKRTVVLQEAVERLGRLAR